In a single window of the Flavobacterium sp. W4I14 genome:
- a CDS encoding hypothetical protein (product_source=Hypo-rule applied) produces the protein MFHISRQTPSISFLHFEKQGSASIGSESPVIRFTSPDGKIGIVPAATGFS, from the coding sequence ATGTTTCACATCTCACGTCAAACCCCTTCAATCTCATTTTTACATTTTGAAAAGCAGGGTTCTGCCTCAATCGGTTCCGAAAGCCCCGTTATCCGCTTTACTTCTCCCGATGGAAAAATCGGGATCGTGCCCGCTGCTACCGGGTTTAGCTAA
- a CDS encoding hypothetical protein (product_source=Hypo-rule applied), giving the protein MAFKAGLNFSGKEYHVLQYAYVFNHDVDLFGNSYAITHCANINIRSGENPD; this is encoded by the coding sequence ATGGCTTTCAAAGCTGGATTAAATTTTTCAGGCAAAGAGTACCACGTACTTCAGTATGCCTATGTGTTTAACCATGATGTAGATCTATTTGGGAATTCCTATGCCATAACTCATTGTGCTAATATAAATATCAGATCAGGTGAAAACCCGGATTAA
- a CDS encoding hypothetical protein (product_source=Hypo-rule applied; cleavage_site_network=SignalP-noTM; transmembrane_helix_parts=Outside_1_3,TMhelix_4_26,Inside_27_186) produces MRSYFRFNMFFVLLYAVSACFVGCNVDNKQDKPNNNKIAEKASVTGLFLSYTDSVAKLPLNRFNETGIILLNKSFADELPLSIYKGKQTNNDQNIIIQPYQNNDTATIIGGIILLVPKSITDSLHIGDFTRHFRDLKKEKPMIGVTEQPRPVQINVDANTAIKLTFNDNEKLALAHVTMVEVLKYR; encoded by the coding sequence ATGCGCTCATACTTCCGTTTTAATATGTTTTTTGTTTTGTTATATGCGGTATCTGCCTGTTTTGTAGGGTGTAATGTAGATAACAAGCAGGATAAACCAAACAATAATAAAATAGCAGAAAAAGCAAGTGTTACCGGTCTGTTTCTTTCTTATACCGATTCAGTGGCAAAACTTCCTTTAAACAGGTTTAACGAAACTGGCATAATATTATTGAACAAATCGTTCGCAGATGAATTACCGCTAAGCATATATAAGGGTAAACAAACTAACAATGATCAAAATATCATCATTCAACCTTATCAAAATAACGATACCGCTACCATAATTGGGGGAATTATATTATTGGTTCCAAAATCGATTACCGACTCTTTACACATAGGTGATTTTACGCGGCATTTTAGAGATCTTAAAAAAGAAAAGCCGATGATTGGTGTTACAGAGCAGCCCCGTCCTGTTCAGATAAATGTGGATGCCAATACAGCAATAAAATTAACTTTTAACGATAACGAAAAATTAGCGCTTGCCCATGTAACCATGGTTGAGGTTTTAAAATATAGATAA